In the Thauera sedimentorum genome, one interval contains:
- a CDS encoding sigma-54-dependent transcriptional regulator, giving the protein MIEQLNILVVEDDDALRDAVCFTLEMAGHGVTGVDGGPAALAELERQSFNLVVTDLRMQPMDGLQVLGEVRSRQPQLPVLLMTAYGDVDKAVAAMRGGACDFLMKPFEPEVLLEHVRRYAAVPPTADDTIAEDPHTRNLLALAARVAETDATVLLTGESGTGKEVFARYIHHHSARARGPFVAINCAAIPENLLEATLFGYEKGAFTGAQSAQPGKFEQAQDGTILLDEISEMPLGLQAKLLRVLQEREVERVGGKKPVALDIRVLATSNRDMLREIAAGRFREDLYYRLNVFPLAIPSLRERPGDVLPLARHFLARHGERLKRQAHISPAAEALLQAYHWPGNVRELENTMHRVLILTAGDSVLPETVRLCLPHWNGEAMAVPPQTVVQTPVPPVQTAAPPAAAASQPASFAASVPPAPPVPPARPANMKDLEREHILATLREFGGSRKKTVEKLGISERTLRYKLQQYRDEGYEV; this is encoded by the coding sequence ATGATCGAACAACTCAACATCCTGGTCGTCGAGGACGACGACGCGCTGCGCGACGCGGTGTGTTTCACCCTGGAGATGGCCGGCCACGGCGTCACCGGCGTCGATGGCGGACCGGCGGCGCTGGCCGAACTGGAACGCCAGTCCTTTAACCTGGTGGTCACCGACTTGCGCATGCAGCCGATGGACGGCCTGCAGGTGCTGGGCGAGGTGCGCAGCCGCCAGCCGCAGTTGCCGGTGCTGCTGATGACCGCCTACGGCGACGTGGACAAGGCGGTGGCGGCGATGCGCGGCGGCGCCTGCGACTTCCTGATGAAACCCTTCGAGCCCGAGGTGCTGCTCGAGCACGTGCGCCGTTACGCCGCGGTGCCGCCCACCGCGGACGACACCATCGCCGAGGACCCGCACACCCGCAACCTGCTGGCGCTGGCCGCGCGGGTGGCGGAAACCGACGCCACCGTGTTGCTGACCGGCGAGTCTGGCACCGGCAAGGAAGTGTTCGCGCGCTACATCCACCACCACTCGGCCCGCGCGCGCGGGCCCTTCGTGGCGATCAACTGCGCGGCCATCCCCGAAAACCTGCTGGAAGCCACCCTGTTCGGCTACGAGAAGGGCGCCTTCACCGGCGCGCAGAGCGCCCAGCCGGGCAAGTTCGAACAGGCCCAGGACGGCACCATCCTGCTCGACGAAATCTCCGAGATGCCGCTCGGCCTGCAGGCCAAGCTGCTGCGCGTGCTGCAGGAGCGCGAGGTGGAGCGGGTGGGCGGCAAGAAGCCGGTGGCGCTCGATATCCGCGTGCTCGCGACCAGCAACCGCGACATGCTGCGCGAGATCGCCGCCGGACGCTTCCGCGAGGACTTGTACTACCGCCTCAACGTGTTCCCGCTGGCGATTCCCTCGCTGCGAGAGCGTCCGGGCGACGTGCTGCCGCTGGCGCGTCACTTCCTCGCCCGTCATGGCGAGCGGCTCAAGCGCCAGGCGCACATCTCGCCCGCGGCGGAAGCCCTGCTGCAGGCCTACCACTGGCCCGGCAACGTGCGCGAGCTGGAGAACACCATGCACCGCGTGCTGATCCTGACTGCGGGCGACAGCGTGCTGCCCGAGACCGTCCGTCTGTGCCTGCCGCACTGGAACGGCGAAGCCATGGCCGTGCCGCCGCAGACCGTCGTGCAGACCCCTGTGCCGCCGGTGCAGACGGCAGCGCCGCCGGCTGCTGCGGCAAGCCAGCCGGCAAGTTTTGCCGCCTCCGTCCCGCCCGCTCCGCCAGTGCCGCCTGCCCGGCCGGCCAACATGAAGGATCTCGAGCGCGAGCACATCCTGGCGACGCTGCGCGAGTTCGGCGGTTCGCGCAAGAAAACCGTTGAAAAGCTTGGTATTTCCGAGCGTACGCTGCGCTACAAGCTGCAGCAGTATCGCGACGAGGGATACGAGGTCTGA
- the fliE gene encoding flagellar hook-basal body complex protein FliE, whose product MDTRGIDQVLNELRSVSQAASGKPAAGAGAQGAEGVDFAQVLQNALVDVSSAQKEARAMAESFSAGDPNVNLQDVMVDLQKASLSFQQMVQVRNRLVTAYQDIMNMPV is encoded by the coding sequence ATGGATACCCGCGGAATTGACCAAGTACTGAATGAGCTGCGCTCGGTGTCGCAGGCTGCCTCCGGCAAGCCCGCGGCAGGCGCGGGCGCGCAGGGTGCCGAGGGCGTGGATTTCGCCCAGGTGCTGCAGAATGCGCTGGTGGATGTGAGCTCGGCGCAGAAGGAAGCGCGTGCCATGGCCGAGAGCTTCTCTGCCGGCGACCCGAACGTGAACCTGCAGGACGTGATGGTCGATCTGCAGAAGGCCAGCCTGTCCTTCCAGCAGATGGTGCAGGTGCGCAACCGCCTGGTCACCGCCTACCAGGACATCATGAACATGCCGGTCTGA
- a CDS encoding tyrosine-type recombinase/integrase: MPTPTALTILLEVADQNRLTSDEFKRSLNARKVLNAKAGDGATKLADGGGLTLYIPPSGAKAWRYRYRLQGKEQTLTIGAYPEVSLECARIAHRGARWLVARGVHPRSYIEDEVAARTAREQAANEHTFKAVAKRWMAATASHLAPRTARHREAMLEKHVLGALGDRAVHEITRKELHGLLTALDPRAPVTARYCRGYINQIFEYAVDGELVQANPTPRSRVLANASTRKEKPRKALPVGRLGEFLMAVEDAPSTAQETKSALRLLVMTWCRTSEVTGARWEEFSLDDAVWLIPAARMKGGEEHRVFLSRQVVELLRALGPKTEGPVFRNRKNPNEPMHRMTLTNWRKRWGFGDVMDIHGLRATASTWANESGRYRPDVIEVALAHKEADRVRAAYNRAEFSEGLRALWQDWSDLCDRKLAEAREKSKGRSTS; this comes from the coding sequence ATGCCCACACCTACGGCACTGACGATCCTTCTCGAAGTTGCAGACCAGAACCGGCTGACATCAGACGAGTTCAAGCGATCCCTAAACGCACGCAAGGTCCTGAATGCGAAGGCAGGGGATGGAGCGACGAAACTGGCTGACGGAGGAGGGCTAACGCTCTACATCCCGCCCTCAGGGGCTAAGGCGTGGCGCTACCGCTACCGGCTGCAAGGGAAGGAGCAGACGCTCACCATTGGTGCTTACCCGGAGGTTTCATTGGAGTGCGCGCGGATTGCGCATCGGGGGGCGCGTTGGCTCGTCGCGCGGGGTGTGCATCCGCGAAGCTATATTGAGGATGAGGTCGCGGCGCGCACGGCGCGAGAGCAGGCGGCCAACGAGCACACCTTTAAGGCGGTCGCTAAGAGGTGGATGGCTGCAACTGCCTCACACCTTGCGCCGCGAACCGCAAGGCATCGTGAGGCGATGCTCGAAAAGCATGTTCTTGGGGCGCTGGGCGATAGGGCAGTACATGAGATTACCCGCAAAGAGCTTCACGGTCTCTTGACAGCGCTCGACCCGAGGGCTCCGGTCACGGCGCGATATTGCCGAGGCTACATCAATCAAATTTTCGAGTACGCGGTGGATGGGGAGCTTGTACAGGCCAATCCGACGCCTCGCTCCCGTGTGCTCGCTAATGCGTCGACGCGAAAAGAGAAGCCGCGTAAGGCTTTGCCTGTCGGTCGCTTAGGTGAATTCCTGATGGCGGTGGAAGATGCACCATCAACGGCTCAAGAAACAAAATCGGCGCTACGTCTTCTCGTGATGACATGGTGCCGCACATCAGAGGTAACGGGAGCTCGGTGGGAAGAGTTCAGCTTGGACGATGCAGTTTGGCTGATTCCCGCCGCCAGAATGAAAGGCGGTGAAGAGCATCGCGTCTTCTTAAGTAGGCAGGTAGTCGAGTTGCTTAGAGCCTTGGGGCCGAAAACAGAAGGCCCTGTCTTTCGAAACCGCAAGAATCCAAACGAGCCAATGCATCGTATGACTCTGACGAACTGGCGCAAACGTTGGGGATTCGGGGATGTTATGGACATTCACGGTTTGCGGGCTACGGCTTCTACTTGGGCTAATGAGTCGGGAAGGTATAGGCCGGATGTGATCGAGGTCGCTCTTGCGCACAAGGAGGCAGATCGCGTGCGCGCTGCTTACAACCGGGCAGAGTTCAGTGAAGGGTTGCGCGCACTATGGCAAGACTGGTCAGACTTGTGCGATAGAAAGTTGGCCGAGGCCCGCGAGAAGAGCAAAGGGCGGTCAACTTCGTAG